In Methanosarcina siciliae T4/M, one genomic interval encodes:
- a CDS encoding CDP-alcohol phosphatidyltransferase family protein, whose product MTLLGFAVSVAAGIAFALGKPFEGGILILFSGVFDILDGGVARAKGRTTPFGGVLDSVCDRYSDGMMFLGIMTGAIYGRLSFVPFLGMEGWLWAGFALIGSFLVSYTRARAESAGCRKLSVGIAERTERMLILALGAFSGFLGWALVLIAIFSHITIVQRVLRAKSILSNPSEPEVQKP is encoded by the coding sequence CTGACCCTGCTGGGTTTTGCGGTAAGCGTGGCTGCAGGAATTGCATTCGCGCTGGGCAAACCTTTTGAAGGAGGGATCCTGATCCTCTTCAGCGGAGTTTTTGATATCCTTGATGGAGGGGTCGCAAGAGCGAAAGGCAGGACCACTCCCTTCGGAGGCGTCCTCGACTCGGTTTGCGACCGCTATTCCGACGGCATGATGTTCCTTGGAATCATGACCGGAGCAATTTATGGCCGGCTCAGCTTTGTCCCCTTCCTCGGGATGGAAGGATGGCTCTGGGCAGGCTTTGCACTGATCGGCTCTTTTCTGGTAAGCTACACTCGCGCCCGGGCCGAATCCGCAGGCTGCAGGAAACTATCGGTAGGAATTGCTGAGAGAACCGAAAGGATGCTAATCCTGGCCCTGGGTGCCTTCTCAGGTTTCCTTGGATGGGCCCTTGTGCTGATAGCCATATTCTCCCATATTACAATAGTCCAGAGAGTACTGAGGGCAAAAAGCATACTGAGCAACCCTTCTGAGCCCGAGGTTCAGAAACCGTAA
- a CDS encoding (Fe-S)-binding protein — protein MNIVEEHREKCTQCGQCLSVCPRYDDLGLLDLLYGYLEGSSGIEPDSLLRCLTCGLCADACPEALGIKMLISPARQKWVREHGLTDRQTMADPDAENNLFKKVAEMDDVPEYKDGPGSVVYFPGCAGTYINKNMAQATVSLLEKAGVDYTVLSGLKYCCGAVSAGAGNPAPILRNGQRNIDEVRKRGAKILLTACPGCFKAFKEIYPKMFGELDFEVLQVSQYLERLLMDEKLAPEAALQYRVFYHDPCHLTRVMGVYREARNVLENIPGTELANKTPENSACCGFGGGVRVNYPSDSLSVASDRYRAAGKLGCDVIITNCGGCMQNLIEAGEDEKIKVFDLAEYLCLACGVKIKREDQKMLELVNRAYKSCISGYQEPDLP, from the coding sequence ATGAATATAGTGGAAGAACACAGGGAAAAATGTACACAATGCGGACAGTGCCTTTCAGTCTGCCCCCGGTACGATGACCTCGGTTTGCTTGATCTGCTTTACGGGTATCTGGAGGGAAGTTCAGGAATTGAGCCTGATTCCCTGCTGCGCTGCCTTACCTGCGGGCTTTGTGCCGATGCCTGCCCCGAAGCCCTGGGTATCAAGATGCTTATCTCTCCTGCCCGGCAGAAATGGGTACGTGAACACGGGCTTACGGACAGGCAGACTATGGCAGACCCTGATGCTGAAAATAATCTTTTCAAAAAGGTTGCTGAAATGGATGACGTTCCTGAGTATAAAGACGGTCCTGGCTCTGTCGTGTATTTCCCGGGCTGCGCTGGTACCTATATTAACAAAAATATGGCGCAAGCAACCGTTTCCCTGCTGGAAAAGGCGGGAGTCGATTATACAGTCCTGAGCGGGCTTAAATACTGCTGCGGAGCAGTTTCGGCAGGGGCGGGAAACCCGGCTCCGATTCTGCGGAACGGACAGCGAAATATCGATGAGGTCCGGAAGAGGGGTGCCAAAATCTTGCTTACAGCCTGTCCCGGTTGTTTTAAAGCTTTTAAGGAAATTTATCCAAAAATGTTCGGGGAACTGGACTTTGAGGTGCTGCAGGTCTCACAGTACCTGGAACGCCTGCTTATGGATGAAAAACTTGCTCCTGAAGCTGCTCTTCAATACAGGGTCTTTTACCATGACCCCTGCCATCTTACCCGGGTAATGGGCGTCTACAGGGAAGCAAGAAACGTGCTCGAAAATATTCCCGGCACCGAGCTTGCAAACAAAACCCCCGAAAATTCAGCCTGTTGCGGGTTCGGAGGCGGGGTAAGAGTTAACTATCCTTCCGATTCCCTTTCAGTTGCTTCGGACCGCTACAGGGCTGCCGGGAAACTGGGCTGTGATGTGATCATAACCAACTGCGGTGGATGTATGCAGAACCTTATTGAAGCCGGGGAAGATGAGAAGATAAAGGTCTTTGACCTCGCTGAATACCTTTGCCTTGCTTGCGGAGTAAAAATCAAGCGAGAAGATCAGAAAATGCTCGAGCTTGTAAACCGGGCTTACAAGTCCTGTATTTCAGGATATCAGGAACCTGATTTGCCATAA
- the mtbC gene encoding dimethylamine corrinoid protein MtbC, which translates to MSKEELLQELAGAVITCKKDAVLAAVEKAKGELDPSEIIENGLAAGMNEVGVLFERGKLFLPHVMMAADAMTAGVEALKDLMPEGSASSKMGVIVNGTVEGDVHDIGKSIVSTMLQSAGFEVYDIGRDVPIKNFVEKAKEVNADMIGLSALMTTTLAGQREVIELLKEEGLREKVKVMIGGAPATQAWAEKIGADCYAENASEAVAKAKEILA; encoded by the coding sequence ATTAGCAAAGAAGAATTGCTTCAGGAACTTGCAGGCGCTGTAATCACCTGTAAGAAGGATGCGGTACTCGCTGCCGTTGAAAAGGCAAAAGGAGAACTGGATCCCTCCGAAATCATTGAAAACGGGCTTGCAGCAGGCATGAACGAAGTGGGTGTCCTCTTTGAGAGGGGCAAACTTTTCTTACCCCATGTGATGATGGCTGCTGACGCAATGACTGCCGGAGTTGAAGCCTTAAAGGATCTTATGCCTGAAGGCTCTGCCAGTTCCAAAATGGGCGTTATTGTGAACGGTACCGTGGAAGGCGATGTCCATGACATCGGGAAATCCATCGTATCCACCATGCTCCAGTCCGCTGGTTTTGAAGTGTACGACATCGGCCGTGATGTTCCGATCAAGAACTTTGTCGAAAAAGCAAAGGAAGTCAATGCCGACATGATCGGACTTTCTGCTCTTATGACCACTACCCTTGCCGGCCAGAGAGAAGTTATCGAACTCCTCAAGGAAGAAGGTCTCAGGGAGAAAGTAAAGGTCATGATCGGAGGCGCTCCGGCTACCCAGGCCTGGGCTGAGAAGATCGGTGCAGACTGTTATGCTGAAAACGCAAGCGAGGCAGTTGCCAAGGCAAAGGAGATCTTGGCTTAA
- a CDS encoding cobalamin B12-binding domain-containing protein: MASKEEIIAKAKDAITDFDEDLAAEVAEEALAAGIDPIELIEKGFTAGMQEVGEQFEQGSLFLPHVLAAAEAMNSGMEVIKPEMEKRKAETKSLGTVVIGTIEGDIHSIGKDIVASMLNIAGFKVVDLGRDVLIKTFVEKAKEIKPQIIASSALMTTTMVNQIQIEEQLKEAGVRDQVMTMVGGAPVTQDWADKIGADLYGESATDVVSKVRAALL; this comes from the coding sequence ATGGCAAGCAAAGAAGAAATCATTGCAAAAGCAAAAGATGCAATCACTGATTTTGATGAGGACCTTGCAGCAGAAGTTGCAGAAGAAGCTCTTGCTGCAGGGATTGACCCGATAGAGCTCATTGAAAAGGGCTTTACCGCAGGCATGCAGGAAGTAGGAGAACAGTTTGAACAGGGTTCCCTTTTCCTCCCCCACGTGCTTGCAGCTGCCGAAGCAATGAACTCAGGCATGGAAGTTATTAAGCCGGAAATGGAAAAACGCAAGGCTGAGACCAAGAGCCTCGGAACCGTTGTCATCGGTACCATCGAAGGCGACATCCACTCCATCGGAAAGGATATTGTTGCCTCCATGCTCAACATTGCAGGCTTTAAAGTCGTAGACCTCGGCAGAGACGTCCTGATAAAGACCTTTGTCGAAAAGGCAAAGGAAATCAAACCACAGATCATCGCATCCTCCGCCCTTATGACCACAACCATGGTCAACCAGATCCAGATCGAGGAACAGCTGAAAGAAGCAGGCGTCCGCGACCAGGTTATGACCATGGTCGGTGGCGCACCCGTTACTCAGGACTGGGCTGACAAGATCGGCGCAGACCTCTATGGAGAAAGTGCCACCGATGTAGTCAGCAAGGTAAGAGCAGCTTTACTCTAA
- a CDS encoding DMT family transporter, whose amino-acid sequence MEGFSVDLKTLKKQESKRKISKGYMWALFCAVFWGIWYLPGTVVWVLNPFDEMYGAIAETGGDGTALIITAVLITAFNALTVMLALMLWNGVLGKFGELVRTMKEFHPCSKWFFLASIFGGPMAILGSFIAMGFIGGAFAAVAALLYPVVGSILAYYWYGEKISTRAAMGIGVIIIGGITIFGGGLLTELSSGNVQWIGYLGGLMAAAGWGIEGAIAGKGLDISEPDVGLTLRFVGENLIWWVIIVPILALVGYPMYSFAFQAFEPLTLLVLIFAGITFGFCYVCWYKSFPLIGVGRGQGIGNLYGLFAIIFIFLFFGDVPQWTILVGGTLCVIGSFVMFTEDTSELETLRGE is encoded by the coding sequence ATGGAGGGATTTTCCGTGGATTTAAAAACTTTAAAAAAACAGGAGAGTAAACGAAAAATAAGTAAAGGGTATATGTGGGCCCTTTTCTGTGCTGTATTCTGGGGTATCTGGTATCTGCCAGGGACCGTTGTGTGGGTGCTTAACCCCTTCGATGAGATGTACGGGGCTATCGCCGAAACAGGTGGAGACGGCACGGCTCTTATCATAACTGCTGTTCTGATTACGGCCTTCAATGCGCTTACGGTCATGCTTGCGCTTATGCTCTGGAACGGGGTTCTCGGTAAATTCGGAGAACTTGTCCGGACAATGAAAGAATTCCATCCGTGCTCCAAGTGGTTCTTCCTTGCTTCAATTTTCGGAGGTCCGATGGCAATTCTCGGTTCATTCATTGCTATGGGCTTTATTGGCGGAGCATTCGCAGCTGTTGCAGCTCTTCTTTACCCTGTGGTGGGTTCGATTCTTGCCTACTACTGGTATGGGGAAAAGATCTCCACAAGAGCGGCAATGGGTATAGGAGTCATCATTATAGGAGGCATCACGATCTTCGGAGGCGGGCTTCTGACCGAGCTTTCCTCAGGCAATGTTCAGTGGATCGGATATCTCGGAGGTTTGATGGCTGCTGCCGGCTGGGGTATTGAAGGTGCAATCGCAGGAAAAGGACTCGATATCTCCGAACCCGATGTGGGGCTGACCCTCAGGTTCGTCGGAGAAAACCTGATCTGGTGGGTCATTATTGTCCCGATACTCGCACTTGTCGGCTACCCGATGTATTCCTTTGCATTCCAGGCTTTCGAACCCCTGACTTTGCTGGTCCTGATCTTTGCAGGAATTACCTTTGGTTTCTGTTATGTCTGCTGGTACAAGTCCTTCCCGCTTATCGGAGTCGGAAGAGGCCAGGGTATAGGAAACCTCTACGGGCTGTTTGCTATTATCTTCATTTTCCTCTTCTTCGGAGATGTCCCGCAGTGGACCATCCTTGTCGGAGGCACTCTCTGTGTTATTGGTAGTTTCGTTATGTTTACGGAAGACACAAGTGAACTTGAAACTTTGAGAGGTGAGTGA
- the lysS gene encoding lysine--tRNA ligase has translation MADTIHWADVIAEDVLNKSGKHLVATGITPSGHIHIGNMREVVTADAAYRALLDRGADARFIYIADNFDPLRKVYPFLPESYAEHVGKPISDVPCPCGECANYAEHFLKPFLEALRRLGINPEVLRADEMYRAGLYTEAIKTALAKRDEIAKILEDVSGKTVAEDWSPFNPRCNECGKITSTKVTGFDLEAETVDYVCACGHSGTVPMAGGGKLTWRVDWPARWAVLGVTVEPFGKDHASRGGSYDTGKRIVREIYGHEPPFPIVYEWIMLGKQGAMSSSTGVVVSISDMLEVVPPEVLRYLIIRTKPEKHIQFDPGQPLLNLVDEYERLRDKSRENAPSLGDFEKRIYELSRATGICHPDIPFKQMVTIYQVARGDFEQVLKIVKRSGFSIEDEKCIRELADNVSRWLELYAPPFARFSVKEKVPVQTATLSELQKAFLGAFADLIETKGEISGEEYHMLVYSAKDEGSELNRLIAQKINVPVSQVEPKDLFKAIYTSILGQSSGPKAGWFLSSFEKDFLITRFREASTYSPEKTGE, from the coding sequence ATGGCTGACACAATTCACTGGGCAGACGTCATAGCCGAAGACGTGTTAAATAAGAGTGGCAAGCATCTTGTTGCCACAGGAATCACCCCATCAGGGCATATCCATATAGGCAATATGAGGGAGGTTGTGACTGCAGATGCTGCTTACAGGGCTCTCCTTGACAGGGGGGCAGACGCCCGTTTTATCTATATTGCCGACAACTTCGACCCTCTTCGCAAGGTTTACCCTTTCCTGCCTGAAAGTTATGCAGAGCATGTGGGAAAACCAATTTCCGATGTGCCCTGCCCATGCGGGGAATGTGCAAACTATGCCGAGCATTTCCTGAAACCTTTTCTTGAAGCCCTGAGGCGCCTGGGCATTAACCCCGAGGTCTTAAGGGCAGACGAAATGTACAGGGCAGGCCTGTATACCGAAGCGATAAAAACCGCCCTTGCAAAAAGGGATGAAATTGCAAAGATCCTTGAAGATGTCTCGGGCAAAACAGTTGCAGAAGATTGGAGCCCTTTTAACCCCCGCTGTAACGAGTGCGGGAAAATTACAAGCACGAAAGTTACGGGTTTTGACCTTGAAGCTGAAACCGTGGACTATGTCTGTGCCTGCGGGCACTCGGGGACGGTGCCAATGGCGGGAGGAGGAAAACTCACCTGGAGAGTGGACTGGCCTGCCCGCTGGGCTGTACTTGGGGTGACTGTGGAGCCTTTCGGAAAAGACCATGCTTCAAGGGGCGGGTCCTATGACACAGGAAAGCGAATAGTAAGGGAAATCTACGGGCACGAGCCTCCCTTCCCTATCGTCTATGAGTGGATAATGCTTGGAAAGCAGGGAGCAATGTCATCTTCTACAGGAGTTGTTGTCTCGATTTCGGACATGCTTGAAGTTGTGCCTCCGGAAGTCCTGCGCTACCTGATCATCCGTACTAAACCCGAAAAACATATCCAGTTCGATCCCGGCCAGCCTCTCCTTAACCTGGTGGACGAATACGAGCGGCTCAGGGATAAATCCCGGGAAAATGCCCCCTCCCTCGGGGACTTTGAAAAGAGAATTTACGAACTTTCCAGGGCAACCGGGATCTGCCATCCTGATATTCCTTTCAAGCAGATGGTTACGATCTACCAGGTCGCCAGGGGAGATTTTGAGCAGGTGCTAAAGATCGTAAAGCGTTCGGGCTTTTCAATTGAAGATGAAAAGTGTATCAGGGAACTTGCAGATAATGTCTCCAGATGGCTTGAACTCTATGCCCCGCCTTTTGCCAGGTTCAGCGTCAAAGAGAAAGTGCCTGTGCAGACCGCAACCCTTTCGGAACTCCAGAAAGCTTTCCTCGGGGCTTTTGCCGACCTTATCGAAACGAAAGGGGAAATCAGCGGAGAAGAATACCATATGCTGGTCTATTCCGCCAAAGACGAAGGTTCCGAACTGAACAGGCTGATTGCACAAAAAATAAACGTGCCTGTCTCGCAGGTTGAACCTAAAGACCTTTTCAAAGCTATCTACACTTCTATTCTCGGGCAGAGCTCAGGCCCGAAAGCCGGCTGGTTCCTGTCTTCCTTTGAAAAGGACTTCCTGATAACCAGGTTCAGGGAAGCTTCAACATACAGCCCTGAAAAAACAGGTGAATAA
- a CDS encoding class I SAM-dependent methyltransferase, with translation MNMETENERGIKDPKILASEVPGTTEIEDLTASEDLIAQKGLDVPVKKSASSPKASSPKASSSKAASSKEHFLAWDKEYSHLKWGGPASIRNLQVYIAPEARILDAGSGNGRYLGELSRHYSAVGIDISRTALGSSRAQLARSGRFAEHLGASVHALPFKSGSFAGILCYGVLQHLFEEEREAAVREFMRVLNCGGLTFFEAFGREDMRCGGEPSSPFEENTFVRQNGIIYHYFSEEEVKTLFCGFEVLELENVRKEKIFRGESYVRHMVRGIFRKI, from the coding sequence ATGAACATGGAAACGGAGAATGAACGGGGTATAAAGGACCCGAAAATCCTGGCCTCCGAGGTCCCAGGCACGACGGAAATAGAGGACCTGACTGCGTCAGAGGATCTGATCGCACAAAAAGGTCTGGATGTACCGGTGAAAAAATCTGCAAGCTCTCCAAAGGCAAGCTCTCCAAAGGCAAGCTCTTCAAAAGCAGCCTCTTCAAAAGAACATTTCCTTGCCTGGGATAAGGAATACTCTCACCTCAAATGGGGGGGGCCTGCATCTATCCGGAACCTGCAGGTTTACATTGCACCGGAAGCGAGAATTCTTGATGCCGGTTCAGGAAACGGGAGGTATCTTGGAGAACTTTCAAGGCACTACAGTGCTGTCGGGATTGACATCTCCCGGACTGCCCTTGGCAGTTCCCGCGCGCAGCTTGCAAGAAGCGGCAGGTTTGCAGAACACCTCGGAGCGAGCGTGCATGCCCTCCCTTTCAAATCCGGGTCTTTTGCCGGAATTCTCTGTTACGGAGTGCTCCAGCACCTTTTCGAAGAAGAGCGGGAAGCTGCTGTCAGGGAGTTCATGCGCGTGCTCAACTGCGGTGGTTTAACCTTTTTCGAGGCTTTTGGCAGGGAAGATATGCGCTGTGGGGGAGAGCCCTCAAGCCCGTTTGAAGAAAATACTTTTGTCCGGCAAAACGGGATAATTTACCATTATTTTTCTGAAGAAGAGGTAAAGACACTTTTCTGCGGGTTTGAAGTCCTTGAACTGGAAAATGTACGAAAAGAGAAAATTTTTAGAGGGGAATCTTATGTCCGGCACATGGTCAGAGGGATTTTTCGGAAAATCTGA
- a CDS encoding pro-sigmaK processing inhibitor BofA family protein has translation MVVGVTEISVLIIAVIAAFVLYKVLKTATSLAINAALGILTLIVAKFLLGLEIAITWIAVLICAIGGVFGALVIIVLNYLKIAFV, from the coding sequence ATGGTAGTTGGAGTTACCGAAATCTCAGTATTAATTATAGCAGTTATAGCAGCGTTTGTGCTGTATAAGGTCCTCAAGACTGCCACCAGCCTTGCAATAAACGCAGCCCTTGGGATCTTAACCCTGATCGTAGCAAAATTTTTGCTGGGACTTGAAATCGCAATCACCTGGATAGCAGTCCTGATATGCGCAATAGGAGGAGTCTTCGGAGCCCTTGTAATAATCGTGCTCAATTACCTTAAGATAGCCTTTGTATGA
- a CDS encoding nucleoside 2-deoxyribosyltransferase: MEKVVISGNDKKKIFLSGSIRGGRQLLDVYRFMYDSLEEAGADVLSWHVADPELEETESKMTEQEIYARDMGLLAKSDALIADVTVPSTGVGYEICRALVRKIPVLCLHRPEAAVSAMVLGNPDPSLEVKIYSDEATLKEIIVEFIRAL, translated from the coding sequence ATGGAAAAAGTTGTAATTTCAGGAAATGATAAAAAGAAAATTTTCCTTTCAGGCTCGATCCGGGGAGGGAGACAGCTCCTTGACGTATACCGGTTTATGTACGACTCCCTCGAAGAAGCAGGCGCTGACGTACTCAGCTGGCATGTTGCAGACCCGGAGCTGGAAGAAACCGAATCGAAAATGACCGAACAGGAGATCTATGCCAGAGATATGGGGCTGCTTGCAAAAAGCGATGCCCTGATTGCAGATGTAACGGTACCGTCCACAGGCGTGGGCTATGAAATCTGCAGGGCACTTGTCCGGAAAATCCCCGTGCTTTGCCTGCACAGGCCCGAAGCGGCAGTTTCTGCAATGGTGCTCGGAAACCCTGACCCTTCGCTTGAAGTAAAGATTTATTCCGACGAGGCTACACTTAAGGAAATTATTGTTGAATTTATCCGGGCTTTATAA